The Clavelina lepadiformis chromosome 3, kaClaLepa1.1, whole genome shotgun sequence region GCAAAGTTCTTCCCATGTGAAAAGGCATGCGCGCACCAATCATCAAGTTTGCTTTCTCGCAACCAGGAAACACGCCTGTTCGGAAATAATAACGGTGTTATTtagtaacttttttctttacCGTTTAGAAcagaggtcgggaacctatggctcgcgagccagatgtggctcttttgatgaAGGCATCTGGCTCGTAGttaaatctaagctggcatttcttagcacgattgttacgaataaaaccTTTTCTGTAATCTTCGATAACGTAACAACCAACCAATTcagtaaattcagacatttaccgttgtctaatattgttggttttgcttaaaaatgcaaacgtttagttgcattaagtgttgaaaaatataatatgACTCTTAaggaaatacaattaaaaatatgtagctttcatggctcccttagccaaaaaggttcccgacccctggtttagaaCATATTAGCAGGGTGTCAGAACATAGTAATAATTCGGATGACCAAGAAAGTTTCACCAAACACTTCGGGTGAAATAATATTGCTATGGTAAAATACCTTTTACACAACTGTTTTACAACGTAATGAAATGACTGGTGGTAATTACACTTCGCCACTGTTTAACATTTTCCGTAAAAAAGTCACTCAAATAAATAGAAGCCTACTACCATTGACACATGTTATTTCTCTCACGTAATTTTCAATAACGAAAGAGGAGTAAAAACTTTGACAGAATTAAATGCGTTATGTGTGTATCAAACATGATGAGTGACGTACATGATAACGAGGTAAGCATCAGACTCGTTTAATGCCATCACTTTTCAAAAGGTTGGTAAGGTCTTGTTCCTGTTCCAATCATAATAACCTTAACAAAGCATTTAACTTTAAGTTTCATATACCTGGTATTATAATTGATTGAAGATGTAAGTGCATAGGCATGTAGCGTGCTTTTGACTGAGGTATTCCAAATCGCTTTAACACCTTCATAGGGAGAATTTGAGGGGCAAGTTTACCATAATGCGAGTATTTATGATCCCCCAGTATCGGACAGTTTATCCCATCCGCCAAGTGAACGCGAAGCTGATGCTTAACACCTTCcaataataaaaagttttttaggGGTTAGACTCGTTAGAGTACAAGTTAAAGCAAAGTAGCGTACAACACGAGTGTTGAGAACGAGGCAAATCATAATTTTAACTGCTATGTATATGAATGAAACATTGAATAAGTTTGGAAAGGTATGTTCAAAGCATACATTATATACATTACCAGTTTGTGGTTGCAATTCTAGTAGAGCAAGCGTACGTGAAGAATCCAATGTCCTGTAATGTGTTATAGCCCTATGGCCTCTTGCCTTGATCTTAATCTCTTCGCCAGTTAATCCATCGAGCCTGAAAAAGACATATACTGTACTGTGATGTATATATTCTAACTATGCAAAAAATGCATGATCACGCTACcatattattttttgctaaaactgCATAAGGTTTTACCTTACATCAGGTTTTACAATCACACGAGCATAGTCACCACTATCACCTTTCTTTGATAAAACCGCCCTGTCAAGAGCAATATCAATAATACCATGCATGGGATTTGGTGCATCAACAGCCACAGCCCTACATATGAcacaaattaaatattttttgtgtaagCATTCATCTAACAATATAGGAAACTTCCCAAAATGTCAACATAATAAGCGTACACACCAATACTTTCGAAGAACTTTGTGTTCCCGAAACATCTTCTGAACATATGAGGTCATTTCTTTGTCTGCACAACATACACTAACTCCAGTGGTATATGCATCAAGCCGGTGACAGAGAGTTAATGGAATATTGGTAGTTACGCCATAAACCATTTTTGACAATAAAGGCAAAACGTTTTTAATACTTTGTGACACTCCATCTCCACCTGTAAGTTGTTGAAACTGTCAATTGTTATGAAACatgaaaactaaaaaaaaacactataATACACCGGGTTCTCAAAGCAGAAATGCTGAAAACCCATCCATTACTCCTAATGGTGTTTTCAACATTATTTGTCGCCAATTTTTCTAACTTCAGATGGCTTAAACCTTTTTACTTCTTTAGGTTTATTAAGTGAACTTCCCTGTGTGGTTAGTAAGAAAACTGTATACACAGaagaaattatgaaaatattaacatgGTTAACAAAAATGAATATTATTTGTCCATTGATATTCCAGACTACCTTtgatacatatttttaaaaaaaatgacaGACTTACAACTTGGTATTTTGCAACACCTAATTGTGAAGTAGTAAAATACGTAAACATCCATTTATAGTATTATTTGCATTACCCCATTAAAACGTGGGCTATGCACTTGGTCAATAAATTGGTATAAATATTCGTGTATGTATGTACATATTAAAAAGAATTGGATCTTTCTAAAAACCCTTAATTTTGCCCGTAAAACTAAAAGTTTTCTTACTAAAGTAAAACCAGATCGGTTGGGTATTTTCAAGATGACCCTTTTTTAACCTGATTGATTGTTCAATACCATCTTTACTTTCTGTATACGCACTGATATTTGTTTATCACCTACACTttatatgaaacaaaaaccattttaaaaagtatatataCTAAAACACTATCTACTAGTAATTCGATACAGCAAAATTAGATCCCagagaaaataaatttaagaacGCCTGcaagaacaagtaaaaaatACCATGCATGGCAATGCCGTAAGGTTTATTGAAAATAACCAGCTTCTTATCTGCATACACCAAATGCTTGCGAAGAAGTTTTGCTAAATCTTCAGCAGAGAGTTGACTAAGATCAGGCATTGATAGAGCAGCTATAGCTCGTTTCACTGGATTATCGCATTTCTGTGAATAAAAGTAGTAGTGGGACAACATGAAGTGAAAACCTTCATAACTTTAACTACATTTATGTAGACTTTTCTAGAAAATAATGTATTATTAACGCAACTTGAATTTCAGTTTCTAGGCTTACACTTTACACTTGGTATAATAATTATTGTAAGCTTCAAAACATAATAACTTAAGGTACACTGAATATAAAATTTGGTGTTGGTATTATAATTGCTAGGActtttaatatcttttaacacTTACCTCATCTTCAGATTGCAGCTTTTGAAAACTTCTTTTTTCTCTTAACTTTATTGCAATGTCCATAGCTGTTTTGTGTTTAACCTTTGTCTCTTCTATGTTAGCTGAAACATTGCTGACAGAAAAGTCTAAAGGCTGACCTTCAAAATCTGGCTTGTTTACATCACGTGGCATGCGACTAATGTTTTTGCCTGAAGATGATTGggcaataaaagtttttattttaccaggCGTTGCGTTGTTGATATTTACTTTATCTGAAAGATTTTGCTGATTATGAAAATCTCTTGATAATACTGTGTAATATTGATGCAAACTTGAACTGAGCCAGATTGTCCTTTTGTGAAGCATACGTATAACTACATTATTCAACATGGTTTAGTTTTTAGTAGTAATGTAACACCAAAACAAGTCGGTTTCATTGTTTCCTAAAAGTCTTGGCCTTGTGATGATACATCTCGTTAAATATTATGTTGCCTAGATTTACCTGTTTACTAAAAACAATGGCagtgtaaaaaacaaaataaacatcgTCTGAGAGCCTGACTGAAGGCAAGATTATTATAgaccaggggtcggcaaccttttgcacttaaagagccattttaaccgatattccacaaaataaaaatcactgggagccgcaaaactattttcacaataaaacgaaaacgacactctgtaacaaaactgtcatgtgtcgcatttataaaagcagttaattcagtaagatttaattaatgtgatttaattaatgtgattactataatgtgctcagtgagataaagacacgagtgttcttctgtttgtttctactgtagcaataaaattaataagagccgcatcagaaggatgaaagagccgcatgcggctccggagccgcaggttgccgacccctgttATAGACCAATCGAACTGATTACCAATGAACAAGTATGAAGCAGATATACAACCACAATATCATTGACAGAAGAATAATCCAATGTAAGTTTaagcattttaaattaatatacAAGATTTATTAATTGGAATTTATGGgttcaaatttattattaGCACCATCATCAGTATCCATGACAAGAAGTTCATCCAAATCTCCCATTTCAGCACCTATACCTGCTGCATCAGCCTTCTCTACATCACTTGTTAGTTCAGGAGTATTAACTGAGCTTTCTTTTGCTTTTCGGCGTTTTTCCAGTGCTGTCTTCTTTCCCTTTTGTTCAAGCTTAAAAGCCTCTAAAAACTGTTTCAGTTGAGgaacaaagttttcaaattccATTTCTTCTAATGCAGCTAATACATCAACATCTTTGAGGGTCTTTCTTTTTTGCTGGAGAGCATAGTTGTTTGCACAAGATGTACAGTACAAAACAAACACGCTGGCTGCTTTGGATATTGCGGACCTCGattcttttgaaataattactcCTTCTGGCAATGCTTCTTTAATTATTCTGGCAATTACAGAGTTAGGTAGGTTCAGATCTTCAGGTTTCTCAGCCATTATGAAAGCtaaaattatactttttaaaactttgtggtTTAGATATCTTTACGCCGTATCCGTATATGGCTTATCTACTATATAAACATAAAGCATAGATTAACCTTAACCATAACCAAACTGTAATTAATTACCTTGCTAGTAGCACTATTTATAAGCGACTAAACGTGTAGTGAGGGCTAGTGCATCACATAAAATTACATATTATGAAGATAGTCAGCAAAAATTGATAACTCACCCAAAAatacttcaaacaaaacagacataaaaatatcaaaaaacatgtaaacatttggcatatTGTAAACACAGGATATACATATATAATGTGTGTTTCAGGtaaatgttatatttttacataaatacTGAGAAATGTATAATTGAACATATGAGCACACACCATAAAAAGATGTACCGTATTATGTGTAGAAGAGTCAGAAAATTAACAGACAAaacgaaaaaaacaaaattatttactaGTGTACGTCGCTTGCAATTACTTTTTATAATACTATCCTgtaaaaaaatagcaaaatgaGAACTGTTATAAATGGCTTcaataacaaaatacaaatgtTGTTTGGGAAATAGCAGATTAGCAATATTATTAGAAGTTAATCACTTGAGGAAATTAATGTTAGAAATAAGGCAAGGATACAATACCTGCAAGGCTGCAACTTATGACATTCCAAAGGCAGTTTGAAAACAAGCACAAATACCAACATAAATGCACCTGATGAACAAAACATGGCAAtacagcaaaaacaaaatgtttgttgtggGCTGTTATTGTTATATCAGTACAATTACTGCAATACAAACGGAGCCATGAAAGCATCATACACAGAAAAAAATCCTGTTTTGGAAAGaatgaaattgtttgcaagttcaaaaacagaaatctcagattaattttgtttaagtaCCGGTACATATTTAAAGGTGCATGATATTAGGCAACGAATCTGTTTTTCAcctaaaaatgttaattagcTTAAATAGTAGACTATGACTAAATTGGAAGAGGATTATTTTCCAGTAATTTGTACTTAGTGATTTTTCCTATATTTTTACATGTCACTAGCTACATGAGAAAAATCTGCATATATCTGGAGTATGTATGACATAGTATGAAAGCTAagcatatattttgtttacatgTACACACATTTATATGACAGATGTTCGCAAGTTAGGGAGTGCTAAAAGCAGCTATATAATACtatataagttttaaaaataaggcAACTAGAATATAACAAAAGTAGTTAAATTTTGACATACTCTGTAATTTTATGTTCtttataaagtaaaataactTGCAATAACCACTTTCTTCAAATTAACTATCTGTCTTACATTTGCAAATTAAAACTCATCATGACGATTTAAGGCTTCACCCCAATCGGTTGCTTGGGAACCAACAAAAGCATCATGGTGTGTAATGATTTCATCCTTTGTCAGTTCTCCATCTCCATCACCATCTGCTTCCTGAATTAAATGTTTTGCTTCAGCTATTGCATGGTTGAAGTCTGTAGGAAGTATCCATTCACGAACCTCTTCATTATTCAAATATCCATCTTTATCTGTGTCTCGGTATGTCGTGAATTGTTCACGTTCAGTTGCCACCCATTCTGGTTCCTCTTCAGTATCATCCCGCGTATGCATATCGTTAATATATTCTTCCAGACTTAGTAAACCATCTTTATTCTTGTCAATATCATCCATGGTTTCCTGAACAACAACATCTATCATATGAGGAAACTCCTCAGGATGTAAGAAAGCCTTGAACTCATCTAAATCACAATGCTTGTCGCCATTAGTATCGGCTTTATCCCATCTTCTTTCATCCCTTGCTATCATCTGCTTGTAGCTAAATTCATCATCTTTCTCGGAAGTTTCCAAGTCCTCATCTGACAAATAACCGTAtgatgtatttttatattcatTCCAGTGAATTTTGCCATCACCATTTTTGTCAAGTGCTGGAAACTGTTTATCAGCATCTTCATGAATGTAACGTTGCTGTGTAAAAATTATCCAGTCTTCAAGTTCTTTTTCAGTAACTTTTCCATTGCTGtctttgtcaattttttcaacaatcAAGCCTAATCTGCGACGACTTTCTTCTGGAGAGAGatcgttaaatttttttgcttcttcTTCACCAACAAATGCATCATGATCATAATCAGGAGAACCTGGTTCCTTATCACTTAACGTATGATCAACAACACGATCTTTCTTGGCAACAGCCGCTAAGGTAATCCCAACCATAAATAAACCAACAAATACCCttaaaaccattttataaaCACAGCAAGCCCTACAAGAAGTTGACGCTTCTATAGATCTGTAAAAAGGCGGCAGAAAATCTGTTGTAAATTTTAACACACCTCAATGAGGGCCTTTCATAAGCACATGCACTGCATATGGTAGACAGAGAACATTACTGCATTCAAGAAAGATAAAACCTAAATCGAAAATAAATTGGGTAAATTCAAAAATCCAACAAGAACAAATCAACCTACAGCTGATGTTTTAACATgtatgtaataaaaaaatgaactgACATCAAAATACTGATTTTATACTTTCGATAAATTAACAACTCTTACactaaaacattaaaaaattgatttccACATTATTCGTTAAAAAATGTATTGTGTAGAACATGTTGTTAAAAACAGATGTCCTACCTGTACATGAATATCAGACACGTTTTCAAAATGGTATCTTTATGTAAACACTATAAGAACTTTTATATATGGTATCGAAATGTTGCATTAGATTTGAACAGAAGTTGGACACCTCAGCACAATTTAgttattttacatatttaagAACAAGTAAAGGTGTAAATGGACATTTCTTCTTAAACAGCTgccaatattttgtttcgacAACCCATTTAATTAGATATACTACCACAAAACTAAAGTTGTTACTGTCTTGTGAAGTACAAAGCATACTAATAATTTGCTTTGTTGACTGTGGTATCATTCTTccaaaaactaattttttctcAGTATGCACAAACTTTAGAACGTTAACAACTCCTGtttaagaaatatttcattcatAGGCTTATCCACATAATTGTATAACTTCTCCTGAATTCAAAAAAAACTCTTGATGAGGTAGATTTGCCGTATGTGAGCTTAGCTTCACATTATAACTGCATCCTATAAATATTATTCATTGCTCCTGATCATTTAAATGtggatttttttaattttgtgttaGTCACGTGCTATTAATGTTCTACTTAGCAAATTATGCAAGATAgtataaatgtaaaataaaaataccatcACTTTCTTTCTTTCATCATTTTGTACATAggaaaacttttgaacaaTTGAAGTTTATCACAAACTGAAGCCCGAGAAGTCCATTAGCTTACTTCAACTTATCCAAATTTTGAGTTAAGAACACTTATTAAAATTGGTGTAATATATCAGCAAAAAAATAGGTTGGGTAATATGCTAACATCATGTTAACACCATTAAACCAATAACACCTATTTATATGTGGGAAGTATAATAGGAATAATAGGAAGGCTCttgatattttcttttgatGTCATGAGTGACCATTTTCTCCAAGTTGAAATGCTGTTTATATGATACAAGTTATTTATgagtatttaatttttttaaacgttttttgttgtatCTGTTGGAACATTGGTTCTCAAGCTTTCATGGTTCGTGGCTACCTTAAAGTGGACCCTCAAGATCCGTGGCCCGCgctcatcaataaaaatgtagattaatgattgcaaaacactttttacttcactaTAGCGTGTGCAGTAGCCTTCGCTCCATGTCTCCATGGCCCCCGAATGATAATCACGAATCACTGTCTTAGACGGATATCCATCATTCTAAAATGTTCGTCTTGAAATTTGACCTTGAACTTTTACAAATGGAAAGTGTCCGATATAAGACACTTTATGCAAATGCACTATCTAATTTTAGGTTGCTGCGCACTTCAAAC contains the following coding sequences:
- the LOC143450360 gene encoding pseudouridylate synthase RPUSD4, mitochondrial-like; amino-acid sequence: MLNNVVIRMLHKRTIWLSSSLHQYYTVLSRDFHNQQNLSDKVNINNATPGKIKTFIAQSSSGKNISRMPRDVNKPDFEGQPLDFSVSNVSANIEETKVKHKTAMDIAIKLREKRSFQKLQSEDEKCDNPVKRAIAALSMPDLSQLSAEDLAKLLRKHLVYADKKLVIFNKPYGIAMHGGDGVSQSIKNVLPLLSKMVYGVTTNIPLTLCHRLDAYTTGVSVCCADKEMTSYVQKMFREHKVLRKYWAVAVDAPNPMHGIIDIALDRAVLSKKGDSGDYARVIVKPDVRLDGLTGEEIKIKARGHRAITHYRTLDSSRTLALLELQPQTGVKHQLRVHLADGINCPILGDHKYSHYGKLAPQILPMKVLKRFGIPQSKARYMPMHLHLQSIIIPGVFPGCEKANLMIGARMPFHMGRTLRMFGLSPGVPTEWKTMHSITSTQQAKPRNVESELYFDPTCNTDDDECRTRFSDNNCVKVFRKNSVKVKYKYH
- the LOC143450363 gene encoding DNA polymerase epsilon subunit 3-like; translated protein: MAEKPEDLNLPNSVIARIIKEALPEGVIISKESRSAISKAASVFVLYCTSCANNYALQQKRKTLKDVDVLAALEEMEFENFVPQLKQFLEAFKLEQKGKKTALEKRRKAKESSVNTPELTSDVEKADAAGIGAEMGDLDELLVMDTDDGANNKFEPINSN
- the LOC143450361 gene encoding calumenin-A-like; translated protein: MVLRVFVGLFMVGITLAAVAKKDRVVDHTLSDKEPGSPDYDHDAFVGEEEAKKFNDLSPEESRRRLGLIVEKIDKDSNGKVTEKELEDWIIFTQQRYIHEDADKQFPALDKNGDGKIHWNEYKNTSYGYLSDEDLETSEKDDEFSYKQMIARDERRWDKADTNGDKHCDLDEFKAFLHPEEFPHMIDVVVQETMDDIDKNKDGLLSLEEYINDMHTRDDTEEEPEWVATEREQFTTYRDTDKDGYLNNEEVREWILPTDFNHAIAEAKHLIQEADGDGDGELTKDEIITHHDAFVGSQATDWGEALNRHDEF